A stretch of the Parabacteroides timonensis genome encodes the following:
- a CDS encoding response regulator transcription factor — MKLLIIEDERELSGSIAGFLNSENYLCEQAFTFGEAMEKVNLYDYDCILLDLMLPGGNGLDVLREIKRQNNPAGVIIVSAKDSLDDKVNGLKIGADDYLAKPFHLPELSMRIYAIIRRRQFSSSNTLSSNDISVDLLSKEVHVKDRIVVLTRTEYELLLFFIGNRNKVISKSALAEHLSGDMADMLDNQDFVYAHIKNLKAKLAEAGADDCIKNVYGTGYKWIE, encoded by the coding sequence ATGAAACTGTTGATCATTGAAGACGAACGGGAATTGTCCGGCAGCATTGCCGGCTTCCTCAATTCCGAGAACTATTTGTGTGAGCAGGCTTTTACTTTCGGGGAAGCGATGGAGAAAGTCAATTTATACGATTACGACTGTATCCTGCTGGACCTGATGTTGCCCGGAGGCAACGGTTTGGATGTCCTGCGGGAGATAAAACGGCAGAACAATCCGGCCGGAGTGATCATCGTTTCAGCGAAAGACTCTCTGGATGATAAGGTGAACGGTCTGAAGATCGGGGCTGATGATTATCTGGCCAAGCCTTTCCATCTGCCTGAACTGAGTATGCGTATTTATGCTATTATCCGCCGCAGGCAGTTTTCAAGCAGCAATACGTTGTCTAGCAACGATATCAGTGTCGACTTGTTAAGCAAGGAAGTCCATGTAAAGGACCGGATAGTGGTTCTGACCAGGACAGAATATGAGTTGTTGCTTTTCTTTATCGGAAATCGTAACAAGGTGATCTCTAAAAGTGCCCTTGCCGAACACCTGAGCGGTGATATGGCAGATATGCTGGATAACCAGGATTTTGTATATGCCCATATCAAGAACCTGAAGGCCAAGCTGGCGGAAGCCGGTGCGGACGATTGTATCAAGAACGTGTATGGAACCGGATATAAATGGATCGAATGA
- a CDS encoding EamA family transporter, with product MWKYYALLSALFAALTAIFAKVGVKGINSDLATAIRTLVILLITWGIVFFGNHVGEIKEINRHTWTFLILSGIATGLSWLFYFKAIQEGDVSRVAPIDKLSVVLTICLSFLFLKEPVSLRVIIGGLLITGGSILMIVK from the coding sequence ATGTGGAAATATTATGCGCTTCTATCGGCTCTCTTTGCTGCCTTAACGGCTATATTTGCGAAAGTGGGTGTCAAAGGAATTAATTCAGACCTGGCGACGGCTATCCGGACGTTGGTTATTTTGTTGATCACGTGGGGGATCGTATTCTTTGGTAATCATGTCGGTGAGATAAAAGAGATCAACCGGCATACATGGACTTTCCTTATCCTGTCGGGGATAGCGACGGGGCTGTCCTGGTTGTTTTATTTCAAGGCGATACAGGAAGGGGATGTTTCACGTGTGGCTCCGATCGACAAGCTGAGCGTTGTTCTCACGATCTGTCTTTCTTTCCTCTTTCTGAAGGAACCTGTAAGTTTGAGAGTGATTATCGGCGGACTGCTGATAACCGGTGGAAGCATTTTAATGATTGTGAAATGA
- a CDS encoding efflux RND transporter permease subunit produces MNTIQKRSFHQLYSKPILFFGLLLLMAGIFCYTRMQTNLFPEVLFPRITVIADAGQQPVDRMMITVTKPLESAVKKVQGVTVVKSSTSRGSCVIEVYFNWGLDIYALKTQLESRINEIKSFLPAGIVISAEAMNQSLFPVYGYTLESKTHSRIALRDVGNLIVRPVFSQVKGISNVVVRGGKAKEFVVIPDAVRMSSLGITPELVKSVFEQTNFVLGNGNVADYNRLYLTLTDTRINDMQELENTIICNDGVRTVRLKDIARVEVQEQQEFLKINAGGNDAVLIDLVKQPGVNLLEFARDVDVRADEVRAQLPAGYELKPYYNQSAFVGDSIHSVIKTIYEGLFLAIVVMILFLCSWRASLVVMLTIPVTLAFSILLVYLAGITINIMSLGAIAASVGLIIDDAIVIIEQIYREHEERPGTDRFTVVRHAIRNLFPAMVASSLATIVIHFPFRLMSGLAGSFFKELSDTMQLTMVASFLVTWLLLPVFHLMIGYKKVFGPKRADAPADNNMEEKAVHKVHRLTVLYGKPWIAVCFVLFLAGSGWFASSRLTTGFLPDLDEGTIVLDYHSPSGTDIEETDRLCRQMEKIILAHPYVDTYSRRTALGMSFKTRPSNFGDYLIQLKKMRTKTTPEVISDLRHSLSLAVPAMTIDFGQRISDLLGDLMSTPKPIEVKIFGNDYATLQELAARAEEVMRTVPGVVDIDNGLIPAGASLVFIPDQERLSQFGISLTNFQEQLAAYTGGVPLGLHADVIEPNPAQAAMTGGLQIGSIQEGEQMRRILLRFTDFADNSPEKLRNQLIFLPDGSTRPLSFFCRVTVIPGEIEQRREDLKSNITLTARLENRDLGSAMGDLQQAFARQLTLPAGCSLVYGGAYSEQQQSFKELLLILGLAILLVFGVLMSLFRQWRISLAVLFISVTGICGCLLALWVTGVPLNVSSYTGIIMIVGIIAENSIFTVHQYRMNRKAGGDVAGSVNYAIALRIRPKLMTAIGAILALMPLALGIGMGAQMQQPLAVAVIGGFVAGLPLLLIVLPSLMMLIYKR; encoded by the coding sequence ATGAACACAATACAGAAAAGAAGTTTTCATCAGCTCTATAGCAAACCGATCCTCTTTTTCGGTTTATTGTTGCTGATGGCCGGTATCTTTTGTTATACCCGTATGCAGACGAATCTGTTTCCGGAAGTGTTGTTCCCGCGTATTACCGTCATTGCCGATGCGGGGCAGCAGCCGGTAGACAGGATGATGATTACCGTGACCAAACCTCTGGAAAGTGCAGTAAAGAAAGTGCAGGGAGTAACCGTGGTGAAAAGCAGCACCAGTCGGGGCAGTTGCGTGATCGAAGTGTATTTTAACTGGGGACTGGATATCTACGCACTCAAGACTCAACTGGAGAGTCGGATTAACGAGATAAAGAGTTTCCTTCCGGCAGGGATTGTCATTTCTGCCGAGGCGATGAACCAGTCTTTGTTCCCGGTGTACGGTTATACGCTGGAGAGTAAAACACATAGCCGTATCGCGTTGCGGGATGTGGGGAATTTGATCGTGCGGCCTGTCTTTTCACAGGTTAAAGGGATCAGCAACGTGGTCGTGAGAGGCGGGAAGGCTAAAGAGTTTGTCGTTATTCCGGATGCGGTACGGATGTCTTCCCTCGGCATCACTCCGGAGTTGGTAAAAAGTGTCTTTGAACAGACTAACTTTGTGCTGGGCAATGGGAATGTGGCGGATTATAACCGTTTGTATCTGACCCTGACCGATACCCGTATCAATGATATGCAGGAACTGGAGAACACGATCATCTGCAACGACGGTGTCCGTACGGTCCGCCTGAAAGATATCGCCCGTGTGGAAGTGCAGGAACAACAGGAGTTTCTGAAGATCAATGCCGGAGGGAATGATGCCGTACTGATCGACCTGGTCAAGCAGCCGGGAGTCAACCTGCTCGAATTTGCCCGGGATGTGGATGTTCGGGCAGATGAGGTCCGGGCACAGCTTCCCGCAGGCTATGAGTTGAAACCTTATTACAATCAGAGTGCTTTTGTCGGCGACAGCATACATAGCGTTATAAAGACGATTTATGAAGGATTGTTCCTCGCCATTGTAGTTATGATTCTTTTTCTGTGCTCCTGGCGTGCGAGTCTGGTGGTTATGCTGACTATTCCGGTGACACTGGCTTTTAGTATTTTACTGGTTTATCTGGCTGGTATCACGATCAATATCATGTCGTTGGGAGCCATAGCCGCTTCTGTTGGACTGATAATAGACGATGCGATCGTTATTATCGAACAGATTTACCGGGAGCATGAAGAGCGTCCCGGAACCGACCGGTTTACGGTTGTCCGGCATGCCATACGGAATCTGTTTCCGGCAATGGTCGCTTCTTCGCTGGCTACCATCGTGATTCATTTCCCGTTCCGGCTGATGAGCGGGTTGGCGGGAAGTTTCTTTAAAGAGTTGTCCGACACGATGCAGTTGACGATGGTGGCTTCGTTTCTGGTGACCTGGCTTTTGCTTCCGGTCTTTCATCTGATGATCGGCTATAAAAAGGTATTCGGACCGAAGCGGGCAGATGCTCCGGCCGATAATAATATGGAAGAGAAAGCCGTTCATAAAGTTCACAGGCTTACCGTACTTTACGGCAAACCGTGGATTGCCGTCTGCTTTGTCCTTTTTCTGGCAGGGAGCGGATGGTTCGCTTCTTCACGACTGACTACCGGTTTCCTGCCTGATCTGGATGAAGGGACGATCGTGCTCGACTATCATTCTCCCTCCGGTACGGATATTGAAGAGACTGATCGTCTTTGTCGGCAGATGGAAAAGATTATTCTGGCGCATCCCTATGTGGATACTTATTCCCGTCGTACTGCTTTGGGGATGTCTTTCAAGACGCGTCCGAGTAATTTCGGGGATTATCTGATCCAACTGAAGAAGATGAGGACGAAGACGACGCCGGAGGTGATCAGTGACCTCCGTCACTCTCTTTCTTTAGCTGTTCCGGCCATGACCATTGACTTCGGGCAACGTATTTCCGATCTGCTGGGTGATCTGATGAGCACACCCAAACCCATTGAAGTGAAAATATTCGGAAATGATTATGCTACTTTGCAGGAGCTGGCAGCCCGGGCGGAGGAGGTGATGAGAACTGTGCCCGGCGTAGTGGATATCGATAACGGGCTGATTCCTGCCGGAGCTTCCCTGGTTTTTATCCCTGACCAGGAACGATTGTCGCAATTCGGTATCTCGTTGACAAACTTTCAGGAGCAACTGGCTGCATATACAGGGGGTGTTCCGTTGGGACTTCATGCAGACGTCATTGAGCCTAACCCGGCGCAGGCGGCTATGACCGGTGGTTTACAGATCGGTTCTATTCAGGAGGGAGAACAGATGAGGCGTATCTTGTTGCGTTTTACCGACTTTGCGGACAACTCACCCGAAAAGCTCCGTAACCAGTTGATTTTCCTTCCCGACGGAAGTACGCGCCCGCTTTCTTTCTTTTGCCGGGTAACAGTCATTCCCGGTGAAATAGAACAACGGCGTGAAGACCTGAAAAGTAACATCACCCTGACTGCACGCCTGGAAAATCGTGATCTGGGTAGCGCGATGGGTGACCTGCAACAGGCGTTTGCCCGGCAATTGACGTTACCTGCAGGTTGCAGCCTTGTCTACGGAGGCGCTTACTCCGAGCAACAGCAATCGTTTAAAGAGTTATTGCTGATTCTCGGTCTGGCAATTTTGTTGGTGTTCGGTGTACTTATGTCCCTGTTCCGGCAGTGGAGGATTTCATTGGCTGTGTTGTTTATCTCGGTAACGGGTATCTGTGGTTGCCTGCTGGCATTGTGGGTGACAGGTGTTCCGTTGAATGTCAGCAGTTATACGGGGATAATTATGATTGTCGGTATTATTGCGGAGAACTCTATCTTCACGGTCCATCAGTATCGTATGAACCGGAAAGCCGGTGGCGATGTGGCGGGATCTGTCAATTATGCCATCGCTTTGCGTATCCGTCCCAAACTGATGACGGCCATAGGGGCGATCCTGGCACTGATGCCGTTGGCTCTCGGTATCGGTATGGGGGCACAGATGCAGCAACCGCTGGCTGTAGCCGTCATAGGAGGGTTTGTTGCCGGGCTGCCGTTGCTGCTGATCGTTCTGCCGAGCCTGATGATGTTAATTTATAAACGGTAA
- a CDS encoding efflux RND transporter periplasmic adaptor subunit, producing MKCIVLLLAICLTACGRSSGDAETSYEKPWTSVTLTHVTPGRIRNEIVLSGTTVYQNKTIVTAPIPSFISEVNVQPGMKVEAGQLLYKLESKEHRALSGEPQENRLGMVAVRAAASGIVTSVMQQTGSFVAEGTALCTLADLNSLVFELNVPYEQSRYIIPGKTCTIVLPDATVLKAVIRTPLATMNTASQVQQVVAHARSSFLPEGLTVKVLVDTGHTGNEIRLLPKAAVQSDEMLTGYWVMKLADDSTAVRIPVIIGNSSADSIEIVSPLFSASDRIVLSGSYALEDSARVVILK from the coding sequence ATGAAATGTATCGTATTATTACTGGCAATATGCCTGACTGCCTGCGGGCGGTCATCCGGCGATGCGGAGACTTCCTATGAGAAGCCCTGGACATCCGTTACGCTGACACATGTTACACCCGGCAGGATCAGGAACGAAATCGTACTTTCCGGTACGACTGTCTATCAGAACAAAACGATAGTTACGGCTCCTATCCCTTCCTTTATTTCTGAAGTAAATGTACAACCCGGCATGAAGGTAGAGGCAGGTCAGCTTCTTTACAAATTGGAAAGCAAGGAACACCGTGCCTTGTCCGGTGAACCGCAGGAAAACAGGTTGGGGATGGTGGCTGTCAGAGCGGCTGCCTCCGGAATCGTAACGTCTGTGATGCAGCAAACAGGCAGTTTCGTTGCCGAAGGGACTGCCCTTTGCACGCTTGCCGATCTGAACAGCCTGGTCTTTGAGTTGAACGTGCCTTACGAACAAAGCCGTTATATTATACCGGGGAAGACCTGTACGATCGTATTACCGGATGCGACGGTCTTGAAGGCTGTTATCCGGACTCCGCTGGCGACGATGAACACCGCTTCGCAGGTCCAGCAGGTAGTGGCCCACGCTCGTTCGTCTTTCTTGCCTGAAGGATTGACTGTCAAAGTGCTGGTGGATACCGGACATACCGGAAATGAAATCAGGCTTCTGCCTAAAGCAGCCGTACAAAGCGATGAGATGCTGACCGGTTATTGGGTGATGAAGCTGGCAGACGATAGTACTGCTGTCCGGATTCCCGTAATCATAGGAAATAGTTCAGCGGACAGTATCGAGATAGTATCCCCTTTGTTTTCTGCTTCCGACCGCATTGTCCTGAGCGGCAGTTACGCATTGGAAGACAGTGCCCGTGTCGTTATCCTCAAATAG
- a CDS encoding TolC family protein has product MKTLLIGLGLSCYLLSVKGQQVSYTLDYYLESARENSPLIQDYRNQKEIEVYERQRLKALYTRSKVTLNGDYLFVPVISKDNGKTSFEWNPQDGVDYYGYDLGQSSGHFQAGVTWTQPLLGHSAYKVAGEQARMNTEILNDKMHLEQHQLERVVTEQYLLCLLDSKQIAFADSVGQLLDRQAAVVRYLAESGLAKLSDLQLVTIERQSNQDMEIASRQSFYTHLMDLNMLCGIKDTAVVLLEEPALTLRLLPAASSAFMEQYRLDSLNTLMSLHSFNVQYKPQLHLFVDGGLRISEFVSMQKHFGMSAGLTFSWTLYDGKQKRLMEKQARARMNSIAFYKDNFNMQQELRRQQYLTELKTYGERCRLLQNRLAEYRQVLAGYRKEMQAGELSVIDYITVLRNRIEAEKEYILLETNRQLLINTFNYWNW; this is encoded by the coding sequence ATGAAGACGTTATTGATTGGTTTGGGGCTTAGTTGTTACCTGCTTTCAGTAAAGGGACAACAGGTTTCGTATACATTGGATTATTATCTGGAATCGGCGCGGGAGAACAGTCCTCTTATTCAGGATTATAGGAATCAGAAAGAAATTGAGGTTTATGAACGACAACGGCTGAAAGCATTATACACTCGTTCGAAGGTAACACTGAACGGAGATTACCTCTTTGTTCCTGTCATCTCGAAGGATAACGGGAAGACTTCTTTTGAATGGAATCCGCAGGATGGGGTCGATTATTATGGTTATGATCTGGGACAGAGCAGTGGTCATTTTCAGGCGGGAGTGACCTGGACGCAGCCGTTGCTGGGGCACAGTGCCTATAAAGTAGCTGGCGAGCAAGCACGGATGAATACGGAGATACTGAACGATAAGATGCATCTGGAGCAACATCAGTTGGAGCGGGTGGTAACGGAACAGTATCTTCTTTGCCTGCTGGATAGTAAACAGATAGCCTTTGCCGATTCTGTCGGACAACTGCTCGACCGTCAGGCTGCCGTTGTCCGGTATCTGGCGGAAAGCGGTCTGGCAAAGCTTTCGGATTTGCAACTGGTGACGATAGAACGGCAGAGTAATCAGGACATGGAGATCGCTTCGCGGCAATCTTTTTATACGCATTTGATGGATTTGAATATGCTGTGCGGTATCAAAGATACTGCGGTGGTTTTGTTGGAAGAACCGGCTTTGACGCTACGGCTGCTTCCTGCCGCTTCGTCGGCCTTTATGGAGCAATACCGGTTGGATAGCCTGAACACACTTATGTCTCTGCATTCGTTCAACGTACAATATAAACCACAGCTCCATTTGTTTGTCGACGGAGGTCTGCGTATCTCGGAGTTTGTTTCCATGCAGAAGCATTTCGGGATGAGTGCGGGGCTTACCTTTTCATGGACGTTGTATGACGGCAAACAAAAACGGCTGATGGAGAAGCAGGCGCGTGCCCGTATGAACAGCATCGCTTTCTATAAAGATAATTTCAATATGCAACAGGAGTTACGCAGGCAACAATATCTGACGGAACTGAAGACCTACGGGGAAAGGTGCCGGTTGTTGCAAAATCGTCTGGCGGAATACCGGCAGGTACTTGCGGGCTACAGGAAAGAGATGCAGGCAGGCGAATTATCTGTCATCGATTATATTACCGTGCTGAGGAACAGGATAGAAGCAGAAAAAGAATATATATTACTGGAGACAAACCGTCAATTACTCATCAATACTTTTAATTACTGGAATTGGTAA
- a CDS encoding DUF6268 family outer membrane beta-barrel protein, whose amino-acid sequence MTLFKLFWASLFLFLLPYTTMAQGYIETGYTPSRSFLDKDENRCGSGNQLQLSGRYTLPFSVKQNDKGQPIAWSGTLSCSYALLNNKEEAAEINPERILNTSFNLSHTRPISDKWYLIASFGAGIYSSPDQISFKSLLANGALIFAYKLKGNLDIGVGVGLTNSYGLPLIMPMSFLKWQTNGSIDIDVEIAGRMKIAATKRMSKHFGLSLVFLDIDGLSAVMNLDGKDKIYGATRLRSYLRPELKIGQKISAYAGIGLEMYNSVKISDRSLKGFASSFKGENSWDFNRTFHIMAGIRYGF is encoded by the coding sequence ATGACACTATTCAAATTGTTCTGGGCCTCCCTATTCTTGTTCCTCTTACCTTATACTACTATGGCACAAGGATATATAGAAACCGGCTACACGCCCTCCCGTTCATTTCTCGACAAAGACGAAAACAGATGCGGTTCCGGCAACCAGCTGCAACTCTCCGGTCGATACACACTTCCTTTTTCCGTAAAACAAAACGACAAAGGCCAGCCTATCGCATGGTCCGGCACATTGAGTTGTTCGTATGCTCTCCTCAACAACAAAGAGGAAGCAGCCGAAATAAATCCTGAACGCATACTCAATACCAGCTTCAACCTCTCCCACACGCGCCCCATTTCAGACAAATGGTATCTGATAGCTTCGTTCGGAGCCGGCATCTATTCCTCTCCCGACCAAATTTCCTTCAAAAGTCTACTGGCTAACGGCGCCCTCATCTTTGCCTACAAGTTAAAGGGCAATCTCGACATCGGAGTCGGTGTCGGACTAACCAACTCATACGGCCTTCCGCTCATCATGCCCATGTCCTTCCTTAAATGGCAGACCAACGGCAGCATCGACATCGACGTAGAGATAGCTGGCAGAATGAAAATAGCTGCTACCAAACGAATGAGCAAGCACTTCGGACTAAGCCTGGTCTTCCTCGATATCGACGGACTATCAGCCGTAATGAATCTGGACGGTAAAGATAAAATATACGGAGCAACCCGGCTGAGGTCTTACCTGCGTCCCGAACTGAAGATCGGACAAAAGATATCGGCATACGCAGGAATAGGTCTGGAAATGTACAACTCCGTCAAAATATCAGACCGAAGTCTGAAAGGATTCGCCAGCAGTTTCAAAGGAGAGAACAGCTGGGACTTCAACAGGACATTCCATATTATGGCAGGAATACGTTACGGTTTCTGA
- a CDS encoding LytR/AlgR family response regulator transcription factor — translation MTNYILIEDERLAYEEIKRMMQILRPDYQMTGWAQSIEQAILLLRQGRIDLMITDIRLSDGLSFEIFEQHPVDLPIIFTTAYDEYALKAFKTNSIDYLLKPIEEKELDAALCKFERNHLLRYDSPAYKSLEVTYLDRNKKNRFLIQTGDCFQYAETDEIAFFYSEDKYTFLHLFTNRRHIINYSLDQLESRLDRDRFFRVSRNCIANIKSIKKISKYFASRLKLSFQPECPHQITVSRNRISDFLKWIDDTQ, via the coding sequence ATGACCAATTATATATTAATAGAAGACGAACGGCTGGCTTACGAAGAAATCAAGCGAATGATGCAAATACTACGCCCGGACTATCAGATGACCGGCTGGGCACAAAGCATCGAACAGGCTATCCTGCTGCTTAGGCAAGGCAGAATCGACCTGATGATTACAGACATCCGGCTGTCCGACGGACTCAGTTTCGAGATATTCGAGCAACATCCTGTCGACCTCCCCATCATCTTCACTACCGCCTACGACGAATATGCGCTTAAAGCATTCAAGACAAACAGCATCGACTACCTTTTAAAACCCATAGAAGAAAAGGAGCTCGACGCCGCCTTATGTAAGTTCGAACGCAATCATCTGTTGCGCTACGACAGCCCAGCTTACAAAAGTTTGGAAGTCACCTATCTGGACCGCAACAAGAAAAACCGTTTTCTAATCCAAACGGGAGATTGTTTTCAATATGCAGAGACAGACGAGATTGCCTTCTTTTACAGTGAAGACAAATATACCTTCCTCCACCTGTTCACCAACCGGAGGCACATCATAAACTACTCGCTGGACCAACTGGAAAGCAGACTTGACAGGGACCGATTCTTCCGCGTATCGCGCAACTGCATCGCAAACATCAAGTCCATCAAAAAGATATCCAAATACTTTGCCAGCCGGTTAAAACTATCTTTCCAACCGGAATGCCCTCATCAGATAACAGTCAGCCGCAACCGTATCAGCGACTTTCTGAAATGGATAGACGACACTCAATAA
- a CDS encoding sensor histidine kinase, which translates to MEKKKTILLFVLLIAASLLMCILTFAILSGNENSQKIIQNFVYNMPVCFLIGVIDYKIVSLSQQRKRKTTSIHIISDILLTALFIAILSGAANYLISLFRSHEFNLMKSVLPIILWNSIIVLFIEIFFYHKRQIEHEKQLATIEKKKALYQFQVLKNQINPHFLFNSLNILASLAYQDAARTNLFAKKLSNVYRYLLTTHERPTVTLAEELSFVDSYLYLEQIRFGDTLQVEIENREDCQTCHVIPASIQMLVENALKHNISTSKSPLIIQIRIENETITVSNNLQLRNYVASNATGLKNLQHQYSLYGKAIEVAKDEKTFTVKMPFIQSVHFFT; encoded by the coding sequence ATGGAAAAGAAAAAGACAATCCTACTGTTCGTATTGCTGATTGCCGCATCCTTATTGATGTGCATTCTCACATTTGCAATATTGTCTGGCAACGAAAACTCACAAAAGATAATCCAGAACTTCGTATACAACATGCCTGTCTGCTTCCTCATCGGAGTGATAGACTACAAGATAGTCAGCCTTTCCCAACAAAGAAAGCGGAAGACAACCAGCATACACATCATCTCCGACATACTGCTGACGGCCCTGTTCATCGCCATACTGTCCGGCGCCGCCAACTATTTAATAAGCCTATTCCGCTCACATGAATTTAATCTGATGAAGAGTGTCCTTCCTATTATATTATGGAATAGCATCATTGTCTTATTCATCGAAATATTCTTCTATCACAAACGACAGATTGAGCACGAGAAGCAACTGGCAACCATCGAGAAGAAAAAGGCCTTATATCAATTTCAGGTCCTGAAAAACCAGATAAATCCTCATTTCCTCTTCAACAGTCTTAATATCCTGGCTTCGCTAGCCTATCAGGATGCAGCCCGGACAAACCTCTTCGCCAAGAAGCTCTCCAACGTCTACCGCTATTTGCTTACTACTCACGAACGGCCTACGGTGACATTGGCAGAAGAGCTGTCGTTTGTCGACTCTTATCTATACCTGGAACAGATTCGTTTCGGCGACACCCTGCAGGTCGAAATCGAAAACAGAGAGGACTGCCAGACATGCCACGTCATCCCTGCCAGCATACAAATGCTCGTCGAGAACGCCCTGAAGCACAACATCAGCACAAGCAAATCCCCATTAATCATCCAAATAAGAATAGAAAACGAAACCATCACCGTCTCCAACAACCTCCAGCTACGCAATTACGTAGCCAGCAACGCCACAGGACTAAAAAACCTGCAACACCAATATTCCCTTTACGGCAAAGCGATCGAGGTAGCGAAAGATGAAAAAACATTCACAGTCAAAATGCCTTTTATTCAATCCGTTCACTTCTTCACCTGA
- a CDS encoding HU family DNA-binding protein: MGRIKFGVYKAPNTSGKEQQSCARLISKGTMRMEDVCEYLSDSSTLTSADVKGAIEALITYIGRNLSNGYCVELEGLGHFSPALKTLQKTDEKGRTVFFARADGVNFRCSKRLKALVNKERPIKVKRENVTSNEQEDRKKKMLRYLQNNPYINLTDYASLNGCSRYRATEDMKQFTKDGVVIQMGYRTHRVYSLPPQADEISPA; the protein is encoded by the coding sequence ATGGGAAGAATTAAATTCGGAGTATACAAGGCCCCTAACACCAGCGGCAAGGAGCAACAGTCTTGCGCCCGGCTTATATCCAAAGGGACCATGAGAATGGAAGACGTCTGTGAATACCTCTCTGATTCGAGTACCCTCACTTCGGCAGATGTGAAAGGAGCGATCGAGGCATTAATCACTTATATCGGAAGGAATTTATCCAACGGATATTGTGTGGAACTGGAAGGATTGGGGCACTTCTCCCCTGCCCTCAAAACGTTACAGAAAACGGATGAGAAAGGCCGGACTGTCTTCTTTGCGAGGGCGGACGGGGTAAATTTCCGTTGTTCCAAACGATTGAAAGCATTGGTCAATAAGGAGCGGCCGATAAAAGTCAAAAGGGAAAATGTGACTTCCAACGAACAGGAAGACCGGAAAAAGAAAATGCTCAGATACCTGCAAAACAATCCGTATATCAATCTGACGGATTATGCGTCGCTAAACGGTTGCAGCCGCTACCGGGCTACGGAGGATATGAAACAGTTTACGAAGGATGGAGTAGTGATCCAGATGGGATACCGGACACACAGGGTGTATTCGTTGCCGCCGCAGGCAGACGAAATATCACCCGCATAG